A single region of the Demequina sp. genome encodes:
- a CDS encoding GntR family transcriptional regulator yields the protein MDDGRPIFQQIAEQLESQIIDGSMREETQVPSINDLAAFHRINPATALKGVNLLVDAGILYKRRGIGMFVAEGARQRLVAARTEGFQDTYVRPLVAQARALGITPEQLSQMIGREAGA from the coding sequence GTGGACGACGGACGGCCGATCTTCCAGCAGATCGCCGAGCAACTCGAGTCGCAGATCATCGACGGCTCGATGCGCGAGGAGACGCAGGTGCCGTCAATCAACGACCTCGCCGCGTTCCACCGGATCAACCCCGCCACGGCCCTGAAGGGCGTGAACCTGCTGGTAGACGCGGGGATTCTCTACAAGCGACGGGGGATCGGGATGTTCGTCGCGGAGGGGGCGCGGCAACGGCTCGTAGCCGCAAGGACAGAAGGCTTTCAGGACACGTACGTGCGCCCACTCGTGGCGCAGGCGCGAGCCCTCGGCATCACGCCCGAGCAGCTCTCACAGATGATCGGAAGGGAGGCGGGCGCATGA
- a CDS encoding ABC transporter permease: protein MKNIIKHRLFWPSTALIALIVINAIARPRFIRITVQDGKLYGALIDILRQSAPLMLVALGMTIVIATRGIDLSVGAIMAVSGAVALQIIAESGDPNNPAVVATAVVSALLVSLVLGTWNGLLVAVVKIQPIIATLVLMLAGRGVALLITKGRITTINSTPFDFIANGYMLLLPFAFILAMVMVAIVAFVERRSALGVLTEAVGINPEASRLAGVRSRGIIWGAYMVSGVLAASPASCMRRTSQRRTRTTPASSSSSTRSLRWSWEGPPSWEEVHDRGNRDRGAVHPDPRLHDPLPGHLVRPKPRLLRPRGDHRGAHSVAEPAPLGSVAAQRERGRQGF, encoded by the coding sequence GTGAAGAACATCATCAAGCACCGGCTCTTCTGGCCCTCGACCGCGCTCATCGCTCTCATCGTGATCAACGCGATAGCTCGCCCGCGGTTCATCCGCATCACCGTTCAGGACGGGAAGCTCTACGGCGCGCTGATCGACATCCTTCGCCAGTCCGCCCCGCTCATGCTGGTGGCGCTCGGCATGACCATCGTCATCGCCACGCGCGGCATCGATCTGTCGGTGGGGGCCATCATGGCCGTGTCGGGGGCCGTGGCGCTGCAGATCATCGCCGAGTCCGGCGACCCCAACAATCCCGCCGTTGTCGCGACCGCGGTCGTCTCCGCGCTGCTCGTCTCGCTCGTGCTCGGCACCTGGAACGGCCTCCTGGTAGCGGTCGTGAAGATACAGCCGATCATCGCCACGCTCGTGCTCATGCTCGCCGGGCGCGGTGTCGCCCTGCTCATCACAAAGGGCAGGATCACCACCATCAACTCCACGCCGTTCGACTTCATCGCGAACGGCTACATGCTGCTGCTGCCGTTCGCATTCATCTTGGCGATGGTCATGGTGGCGATCGTCGCCTTCGTGGAGCGCCGCAGCGCGCTTGGGGTCCTCACCGAGGCCGTCGGCATCAACCCGGAGGCCAGCAGGCTCGCCGGCGTGCGCTCCCGCGGGATCATCTGGGGCGCCTACATGGTCAGCGGCGTTCTGGCGGCATCGCCGGCCTCCTGTATGCGTCGAACATCTCAGCGGCGGACGCGAACAACTCCGGCCAGCTCATCGAGCTCTACGCGATCCTTGCGGTGGTCCTGGGAGGGACCTCCCTCATGGGAGGAAGTTCACGATCGCGGGAACCGTGATCGGGGTGCTGTTCATCCAGACCCTCGACTCCACGATCCTCTTCCTGGGCATCTCGTCCGACCAAAGCCCCGTCTTCTTCGCCCTCGTGGTGATCATCGTGGTGCTCATTCAGTCGCCGAGCCTGCACCGCTGGGCTCGGTCGCTGCGCAGCGGGAGCGGGGCCGCCAGGGTTTCTAG
- a CDS encoding DUF4126 domain-containing protein → MEAWALALLTGSGFAAASGLNAFIPIVLVGALARFTDVIVLPEQLQWLESWPVIIIGLILLLSELVLDKIPGVDHINDLLQFLVRPVVGGVMFVATASADIQGQSDFWFQHPWIAGIAGALLALGVHTGKAVARPAVNASTGGTGAPIASFAEDALSVALCLVALFIPILVLVFFIFLAIALYRIVTTGRRRRRRRAQLEAAGRAEREAQAEAGGQTSWWRGRWR, encoded by the coding sequence ATGGAAGCGTGGGCACTCGCCCTGCTGACGGGCTCGGGCTTCGCGGCCGCGTCGGGACTTAACGCGTTCATCCCGATCGTGCTCGTTGGCGCGCTCGCGCGGTTCACCGATGTCATCGTGCTCCCCGAGCAGCTGCAGTGGCTCGAGTCGTGGCCGGTCATCATCATCGGCCTGATCTTGCTTCTCAGCGAGCTCGTGCTGGACAAGATCCCTGGTGTCGACCACATCAACGATCTGCTGCAATTCCTCGTGCGGCCCGTGGTCGGCGGCGTGATGTTCGTTGCGACCGCCTCGGCCGACATCCAGGGCCAGTCCGACTTCTGGTTCCAGCATCCGTGGATCGCCGGCATAGCCGGCGCGCTGCTTGCGCTCGGCGTGCACACGGGCAAGGCGGTCGCGCGCCCCGCCGTCAACGCCTCAACCGGGGGCACCGGCGCTCCCATCGCGTCATTCGCGGAGGACGCGCTCTCGGTGGCGCTGTGCCTCGTCGCGCTCTTCATCCCGATCCTCGTCCTGGTCTTCTTCATCTTCCTTGCGATCGCGCTGTATCGCATCGTCACCACGGGTCGCCGCAGGCGTCGGCGCCGGGCTCAACTCGAGGCCGCAGGTCGCGCAGAGCGCGAGGCGCAGGCGGAGGCCGGCGGCCAGACGTCGTGGTGGCGCGGCCGCTGGCGCTGA
- a CDS encoding sugar ABC transporter ATP-binding protein, with the protein MDQPQPLLEITDATVFFGADAAIDGVDFRMFPGEVHSLMGENGAGKSTLIKAITGVLPLDRGTLYLDGSELRLHSPIDAQHAGISTVYQEIELLPNLSVAENIFLGREPRRAGLIDAKEMRRQGHRVLSDLGLDIDPASLLGSQSVAVQQLVAIARAISTQVRVLVLDEPTSSLDVDEVAELFRVIRELKQRGVAILFVSHFLDQVYEICDRVTVLRDGKLVGEYLTRELLRIDLVHKMLGHKETELKTRNRATASDLEGDEPFLSARDLTTFRGIRGADVDLFEGRVLGVAGLLGSGRTELARAVTGVDRLHSGVIMIAGTDQQFSSPHRALTKGVAYSSENRRAEGIVSELSVLENIVLAVQADRGIWHRMRPARQRELAASWVEALGIKPAELDRPAGTLSGGNQQKVLLARLLALAPRLLVLDEPTRGIDIGAKVEIQNLVSELADNGLSVIFISAELEEVLRVSDRVAVMRDGHIVETLASGDVTVDSVLALVAQGSQDEDDE; encoded by the coding sequence GTGGACCAGCCACAGCCGCTTCTCGAGATCACCGATGCAACGGTGTTCTTTGGCGCGGACGCGGCCATCGACGGTGTGGACTTCCGCATGTTTCCCGGCGAGGTCCACTCGCTCATGGGGGAGAACGGCGCCGGCAAGTCCACGCTGATCAAGGCCATCACCGGGGTGCTGCCGCTCGACCGCGGCACGCTCTACCTGGACGGCAGCGAGCTGCGACTGCACTCCCCGATCGACGCCCAGCACGCGGGAATCAGCACGGTTTACCAGGAGATAGAGCTGCTGCCCAACCTCTCGGTGGCGGAGAACATCTTCCTTGGGCGGGAGCCGCGCCGTGCCGGACTCATCGACGCGAAGGAGATGCGCCGTCAAGGGCACCGGGTGCTGTCCGACCTCGGTCTGGACATCGATCCGGCCTCGCTCCTCGGATCCCAGTCGGTCGCCGTGCAGCAGCTCGTGGCCATCGCCCGCGCCATCTCCACCCAGGTTCGCGTCCTCGTGCTCGACGAGCCAACGTCGAGCCTCGACGTCGATGAGGTCGCCGAACTCTTCCGCGTCATTCGCGAGCTCAAGCAGCGCGGCGTCGCGATCCTCTTCGTGAGCCACTTCCTCGACCAGGTCTACGAGATCTGCGACCGCGTCACCGTCCTCAGGGACGGCAAGCTCGTTGGCGAGTACCTCACGCGAGAGCTGCTGCGCATCGACCTGGTCCACAAGATGCTCGGCCACAAGGAGACGGAACTCAAGACGCGAAACCGGGCCACAGCGTCGGACCTCGAGGGCGACGAGCCCTTCCTCTCTGCGCGGGACCTCACAACGTTCCGCGGTATTCGGGGTGCCGACGTGGACCTGTTCGAGGGCCGGGTGCTCGGTGTCGCCGGACTGCTCGGCTCCGGCCGCACGGAGCTCGCGAGGGCGGTGACGGGAGTTGACCGCCTCCACTCGGGCGTGATCATGATCGCGGGCACCGACCAGCAGTTCTCGAGCCCGCACAGGGCGCTCACCAAGGGCGTCGCCTACTCGTCGGAGAATCGCCGCGCGGAGGGAATCGTCTCGGAGCTCAGCGTGCTCGAGAACATCGTGCTCGCCGTGCAGGCGGATCGCGGAATCTGGCACCGCATGCGGCCTGCGCGCCAACGCGAGCTCGCGGCGAGCTGGGTCGAGGCGCTCGGGATCAAGCCGGCGGAGCTGGACAGGCCCGCGGGGACGCTCTCTGGAGGCAATCAGCAGAAGGTGCTGCTCGCTCGCCTCCTTGCGCTCGCGCCACGCCTGCTGGTGCTTGACGAGCCGACGCGGGGGATCGACATCGGCGCCAAGGTCGAGATCCAGAATCTTGTGAGCGAGCTCGCGGACAACGGGCTGTCCGTCATCTTCATCTCTGCCGAGCTGGAGGAGGTGCTGCGCGTCTCCGATCGCGTGGCCGTCATGCGCGACGGGCACATCGTCGAGACCCTCGCCTCGGGGGACGTGACCGTGGACTCGGTGCTCGCGCTTGTGGCGCAGGGCAGCCAGGACGAGGACGACGAGTGA
- a CDS encoding TetR/AcrR family transcriptional regulator, giving the protein MTTTSGARERLLATASDIFYREGIHGVGVDRILDEAGVTRATMYRHFEGKEALVVAYLDREDATIRGYFEAASDPSLTPSQLLSAVIHGIADDIERRHTRGCPFINAAAEYPDPASPVREVVTRHRSWFRDTLLALVADAGLANPAQVAGSLVLLRDAALVGGYLDGADEVKGAFLASASAITGLEL; this is encoded by the coding sequence ATGACCACCACCAGCGGGGCGCGCGAGAGGCTTCTCGCCACAGCGTCGGACATCTTCTATCGCGAGGGAATCCACGGTGTCGGCGTGGACCGCATCCTCGACGAGGCCGGGGTCACGCGCGCAACGATGTACCGCCACTTTGAGGGCAAGGAGGCGCTCGTCGTCGCCTACCTGGACCGCGAGGACGCGACGATCCGTGGCTACTTCGAGGCGGCGTCGGACCCCTCCCTGACGCCAAGCCAACTCTTGAGCGCCGTGATCCACGGCATCGCGGACGACATCGAGCGCCGCCACACGCGAGGCTGCCCGTTCATCAACGCGGCCGCGGAGTACCCGGACCCGGCGTCGCCGGTTCGGGAAGTGGTCACTCGGCACCGCTCGTGGTTCAGGGATACGCTGCTCGCCCTTGTGGCCGACGCTGGGCTCGCCAATCCCGCGCAAGTCGCCGGGTCTCTGGTGCTGTTGCGCGATGCGGCTCTCGTCGGCGGCTACCTCGATGGGGCTGACGAGGTGAAGGGCGCATTCCTCGCGTCCGCGTCCGCCATCACCGGGCTCGAGCTGTAA
- a CDS encoding ABC transporter ATP-binding protein, producing the protein MTAVIEVQGVSRHYGKVAAVEDVNFRVEEDSICGLLGRNGAGKTTLMRLVTGQEFASAGQVRVFAEDPVENAAVLSRVCFVRESQVYPDSFRGKHVLRAASHLFANWDAEYAARLVAEFRVPLDRRMKKMSRGQRSAVGVIVGLAARAEITLFDEPYAGLDAVARQLFYDHLLADYSANPRTIILSTHLIDEASHLLNHVVVVDGGRVIIDADADDLRGTAVTLVGGHAAVERFVAGRDTLGWDSVGGISSVTLTGLSDADRADAVAAGLELAPVSLQQLIVSRTRNSQEVSS; encoded by the coding sequence ATGACGGCCGTCATCGAAGTACAGGGAGTCTCGCGGCACTATGGAAAGGTCGCCGCGGTGGAGGACGTGAACTTCCGCGTCGAGGAGGACTCGATCTGCGGCCTGCTTGGCCGCAACGGCGCCGGCAAGACCACGCTCATGCGGCTCGTCACCGGCCAGGAGTTCGCGAGCGCAGGTCAGGTGCGGGTCTTCGCCGAGGATCCCGTGGAGAACGCCGCCGTGCTGTCCCGCGTGTGCTTTGTGCGCGAGTCGCAGGTGTACCCGGACTCGTTCCGCGGCAAGCACGTGCTCAGGGCGGCGAGCCACCTGTTCGCCAACTGGGACGCGGAGTATGCGGCGCGCCTCGTCGCCGAGTTCCGGGTGCCCCTTGACCGCCGCATGAAGAAGATGTCGCGTGGACAGCGCTCCGCGGTTGGCGTGATCGTCGGCCTCGCCGCTCGCGCCGAGATCACGCTCTTCGATGAGCCCTACGCCGGCCTCGACGCGGTGGCGCGCCAGCTGTTCTACGACCACCTGCTCGCGGACTACAGCGCCAACCCGCGCACCATCATCCTGTCCACGCACCTCATCGACGAGGCGTCGCACCTGCTCAACCACGTGGTGGTCGTCGACGGCGGCCGCGTCATCATCGACGCCGACGCCGACGACCTGCGCGGCACCGCGGTCACGCTCGTGGGCGGGCACGCCGCCGTTGAGCGGTTCGTGGCCGGCAGGGACACCTTGGGCTGGGACTCGGTTGGCGGCATTTCCTCGGTGACGCTCACCGGTCTGTCCGACGCTGACAGGGCCGACGCTGTTGCCGCCGGCTTGGAATTGGCTCCCGTTTCTCTTCAGCAGCTCATCGTGAGCCGCACCCGCAACTCCCAGGAGGTTTCCTCATGA
- a CDS encoding GlsB/YeaQ/YmgE family stress response membrane protein, producing MATLIGTLVFGAVLAIIASLIQKGSSGMPWWGNWIAGIGGALIGYWLAGLFGVDKTDGIDWIRWLISIVVAVILLGVGRAVFAKKS from the coding sequence GTGGCGACACTCATTGGCACGCTTGTCTTTGGTGCGGTGCTGGCAATCATCGCTTCGCTCATCCAGAAAGGCTCATCCGGAATGCCTTGGTGGGGCAACTGGATCGCCGGCATCGGCGGTGCGCTCATCGGGTACTGGCTCGCCGGGCTCTTCGGAGTGGACAAGACGGACGGGATCGACTGGATCCGCTGGCTCATCTCGATCGTGGTCGCGGTGATTCTGCTCGGCGTTGGCCGGGCCGTCTTCGCGAAGAAGAGCTGA
- a CDS encoding NADH:flavin oxidoreductase/NADH oxidase gives MTTALFSPLTIRDVTFRNRLWVSPMCQYSCEDQDGVPTDWHLVHLGSFARGGAGLVVAEASGVTPEGRISPWCTGIWSDEQVAAWSRITRFIHGQGAKAAIQLAHAGRKGSTYRDWSGKGSVPLPDGGWTTVAPSPVAFPGYEAPRELTPDEIRALPAAWAAAARRALDAGFDVVEVHAAHGYLIHQFLSPLSNARTDEYGGPLENRARLLLEVVRAVRAEVGEGVPVFLRLSATDWSEPDGWTIEDTVAVSEWAHAAGADLVDVSSGGLVAGVHIPTGPSYQVAFAHAVRTGAHIPTGAVGQIVGAHQAEQIVASGDADAVFVGREFLRDPHLPLRVAHELGERLDYWPPQYLRGDFAARPDVD, from the coding sequence ATGACCACCGCCCTGTTCTCCCCACTGACCATCAGGGACGTCACGTTCCGCAATCGCCTGTGGGTTAGCCCCATGTGCCAGTACTCGTGCGAGGACCAAGACGGCGTCCCCACCGACTGGCACTTGGTGCACCTCGGCTCGTTTGCGCGCGGCGGGGCCGGGCTCGTCGTGGCCGAGGCGAGCGGCGTGACGCCTGAGGGTCGCATCTCCCCGTGGTGCACCGGAATCTGGAGCGACGAGCAGGTCGCGGCCTGGTCGCGCATCACGCGCTTCATTCACGGCCAGGGCGCTAAGGCCGCAATCCAGCTGGCCCACGCCGGCCGCAAGGGATCCACGTACCGCGATTGGAGCGGCAAGGGCTCGGTTCCCCTGCCCGACGGCGGGTGGACCACGGTGGCGCCGTCACCTGTGGCGTTCCCCGGCTACGAGGCCCCACGAGAGTTGACGCCCGACGAGATCCGCGCGCTTCCGGCCGCGTGGGCGGCGGCGGCACGTCGAGCGCTCGACGCCGGCTTTGACGTCGTCGAGGTGCACGCTGCCCACGGGTACCTCATCCACCAGTTCCTCTCTCCACTGAGCAACGCTCGCACCGACGAATACGGCGGCCCGCTCGAGAACCGCGCGCGCCTCCTGCTCGAGGTGGTGCGCGCCGTGCGCGCCGAGGTCGGCGAGGGCGTGCCGGTGTTCTTGAGGCTGTCAGCGACCGACTGGTCGGAGCCGGACGGCTGGACCATCGAGGACACCGTCGCGGTATCCGAATGGGCGCACGCGGCGGGGGCCGACCTTGTCGACGTCTCCTCCGGAGGGCTCGTCGCCGGCGTCCACATCCCCACCGGACCCAGTTACCAGGTCGCCTTTGCGCACGCCGTTCGCACCGGGGCGCACATCCCGACGGGCGCCGTAGGGCAGATCGTCGGCGCGCACCAGGCGGAGCAGATCGTCGCGTCTGGCGACGCCGATGCGGTCTTCGTGGGTCGCGAGTTCCTCCGCGACCCCCACCTGCCGCTGCGCGTGGCCCACGAGCTCGGCGAGCGCCTCGACTATTGGCCCCCGCAGTACCTGCGGGGAGACTTCGCCGCGCGACCAGACGTGGACTAG
- the orn gene encoding oligoribonuclease, whose amino-acid sequence MSETALVWIDCEMTGLDTSKDALIEVACLVTDAELNVLGEGVSVVIRPSAEAIDGMGDFVRNMHTSSGLIEDLAAGLTMEEAQALVLDYVRTHVPVAGKAPLAGNTVGMDKAFLERDMPELIGHLHYRVVDVSSIKELVRRWYPRVFFQSPAKTGGHRALGDIKDSIRELRYYRETVLVPLPGPDSDAAKVAATRVNEG is encoded by the coding sequence ATGTCTGAGACGGCCCTTGTATGGATTGATTGCGAGATGACCGGCCTCGATACCTCGAAGGATGCGCTCATTGAGGTCGCATGCCTCGTCACGGACGCCGAGCTCAACGTGTTGGGCGAAGGAGTCTCCGTCGTGATCAGGCCGTCTGCCGAGGCGATCGACGGCATGGGCGACTTTGTGCGGAACATGCACACGTCGTCGGGCCTTATCGAGGATCTCGCCGCCGGACTCACGATGGAGGAAGCCCAGGCGCTGGTGCTCGACTACGTGCGCACCCACGTGCCCGTTGCTGGCAAGGCGCCGCTCGCCGGCAACACGGTGGGGATGGACAAGGCGTTTCTCGAGCGCGACATGCCGGAACTCATCGGCCACCTTCACTACCGCGTGGTCGACGTGAGCTCCATCAAGGAGCTCGTGCGCCGCTGGTATCCGCGCGTGTTCTTCCAGTCCCCGGCGAAGACCGGCGGGCACAGGGCGCTCGGCGACATCAAGGACTCCATCCGCGAGCTTCGCTACTACCGCGAGACCGTCCTGGTGCCGCTTCCTGGACCGGATAGCGACGCGGCGAAGGTTGCCGCGACCCGCGTCAACGAGGGTTAG
- a CDS encoding ABC transporter substrate-binding protein, whose amino-acid sequence MKKRMFATLALVGATALTIAGCSSGDDPTSGNTANAGGNGGGDLITVGFAQTGSESGWRSANTDSMKAAFSKENGFDLIFNAADNDTAAQITAVRSFINQGVDAIVIAPIVSDGWDDVLQEAKDANIPVILEDRTVSASQDLWAAWVGDDFKQEGTTAGEFAAKEYGSTPTKMVVLEGTTGSAPANDRAEGFDAAIVGTQIQKIDSQTGDFTRDGGKSVMEGFIQKYGLDGIDLVFAHNDDMALGAIDAIEAAGGKPGTDIKIISIDGVHDGMQALLDKKINYIVECNPLLGEPAAALVKGVLAGSDVEKVSYGKDGSFTQDDITQEILDARPY is encoded by the coding sequence ATGAAGAAGCGCATGTTCGCAACACTCGCGCTTGTGGGAGCCACGGCTCTCACGATCGCTGGTTGCTCGTCGGGGGACGATCCAACCAGTGGCAACACCGCCAACGCCGGGGGAAACGGCGGCGGCGATCTGATCACCGTCGGCTTTGCCCAGACCGGCTCCGAGAGCGGCTGGCGCAGCGCCAACACCGACTCGATGAAGGCCGCGTTCTCCAAGGAGAACGGCTTCGACCTCATCTTCAACGCGGCAGACAACGACACCGCCGCACAGATCACTGCGGTCCGCAGCTTCATCAACCAGGGCGTGGACGCGATCGTGATCGCGCCCATCGTTTCTGACGGCTGGGACGACGTCCTCCAGGAGGCCAAGGACGCCAACATCCCCGTCATCCTCGAGGACCGCACCGTGTCCGCATCCCAGGACCTCTGGGCGGCATGGGTCGGTGACGACTTCAAGCAGGAGGGCACCACCGCGGGCGAATTCGCCGCCAAGGAGTACGGCAGCACGCCCACCAAGATGGTTGTGCTCGAGGGCACCACCGGTTCGGCGCCGGCCAACGACCGCGCCGAGGGCTTCGACGCGGCCATCGTCGGCACCCAGATCCAGAAGATCGACTCTCAGACCGGTGACTTCACCCGCGATGGCGGCAAGTCCGTCATGGAGGGATTCATCCAGAAGTACGGGCTCGACGGCATCGACCTGGTCTTCGCACACAACGACGACATGGCGCTGGGTGCGATCGACGCGATCGAGGCAGCGGGCGGCAAGCCGGGCACGGACATCAAGATCATCTCGATCGACGGTGTGCACGACGGCATGCAGGCACTGCTCGACAAGAAGATCAACTACATCGTCGAGTGCAACCCGCTCCTCGGTGAGCCCGCAGCCGCGCTCGTCAAGGGAGTCCTCGCCGGATCCGACGTGGAGAAGGTCAGCTACGGCAAGGACGGCAGCTTCACGCAGGACGACATCACGCAGGAGATTCTGGACGCACGTCCCTACTAG
- a CDS encoding sugar ABC transporter ATP-binding protein, with product MKAITIAFPGVLALDAVDFTLRAGEVHSLMGENGAGKSTLIKALTGVYATDSGTIVVSGEERTFHSTADAQEAGISTVYQEVNLCTNLTVGENVMLGHEARSGGRISWSATHAAAAEHLAGLGLSLDTRSLLSSHSIAIQQLVAISRAMVLDAKVLILDEPTSSLDRGEVDALFQVVRDLRAKGVAILFVSHFLDQVYEIADRITVLRNGKLVGEYVARNLPRDQLVTKMIGRELDDLSAIATAADRQIDRAAAPVLRATGIGKRGFLEPADIDVFQGEVVGIAGLLGSGRTELVRLLYGADRPDAGHIELSGKPVRLTSPRHAIDNSVAFSSEDRRGEGIIGDLTVAENIVLGIQARKGWLHKIRKAEQDAIVADYMTSLDVRPANPSALARNLSGGNQQKLLLARWLATAPRLLILDEPTRGIDVGAKADIQRKVAELSEAGLSVIFISSELEEVLRIAQRVVVLRDRKRIGELDSSAVDLDGLVDYIANEGKETAA from the coding sequence ATGAAGGCCATCACCATCGCATTCCCCGGCGTGCTCGCGCTCGACGCGGTGGACTTCACGCTTCGCGCGGGCGAGGTCCACTCGCTCATGGGCGAGAACGGCGCCGGCAAGTCCACCCTCATCAAGGCCCTCACCGGCGTGTATGCAACGGACAGCGGCACCATCGTCGTGAGCGGCGAGGAGCGCACGTTTCACAGCACGGCCGACGCTCAGGAGGCCGGGATCTCCACGGTTTACCAGGAGGTCAACCTCTGCACCAATCTCACGGTTGGCGAGAACGTCATGCTCGGGCACGAGGCGCGGTCCGGCGGCAGGATCAGCTGGTCGGCAACCCACGCCGCCGCCGCCGAGCACCTCGCAGGGCTGGGCCTCAGCCTCGATACCAGGTCGCTGCTGTCGAGCCACTCCATTGCCATTCAGCAGCTGGTGGCCATCAGCCGGGCCATGGTGCTCGACGCGAAGGTGCTCATCCTCGACGAGCCCACCTCGAGCCTCGACCGGGGCGAGGTGGACGCGCTGTTCCAGGTTGTGAGGGACCTGCGCGCAAAGGGCGTCGCGATCCTCTTCGTGAGCCACTTCCTTGACCAGGTGTACGAGATCGCCGATCGCATCACCGTGCTGCGCAATGGCAAGCTCGTTGGCGAGTATGTGGCCCGCAATCTGCCGCGAGACCAGCTCGTCACCAAGATGATCGGGCGTGAGCTCGACGACCTCTCCGCCATCGCGACCGCGGCCGACCGTCAGATCGACAGGGCGGCAGCGCCCGTGCTGCGCGCCACGGGCATCGGCAAGAGGGGCTTCCTCGAGCCCGCCGACATCGACGTGTTCCAGGGCGAAGTTGTGGGCATCGCGGGTCTTCTCGGCTCCGGCCGCACGGAGCTCGTTCGGCTTCTCTACGGGGCGGATAGGCCCGACGCTGGGCACATTGAGCTGAGCGGCAAGCCCGTTCGGCTGACGTCCCCGCGTCACGCGATCGACAACAGCGTCGCCTTCTCGTCCGAAGACCGCCGCGGCGAGGGAATCATCGGCGACCTCACCGTGGCCGAGAACATCGTGCTCGGCATCCAGGCGCGGAAAGGGTGGCTGCACAAGATCCGCAAGGCGGAACAGGACGCGATCGTCGCGGACTACATGACGTCGCTCGACGTGCGTCCCGCAAACCCGAGCGCCCTGGCCCGCAACCTGTCCGGCGGCAATCAGCAGAAGCTCTTGCTTGCGCGCTGGCTCGCTACCGCACCACGGCTGCTGATCCTAGACGAACCCACGCGGGGCATCGACGTGGGCGCCAAGGCGGACATCCAGCGGAAGGTCGCCGAGTTGTCTGAAGCCGGTCTGTCTGTCATCTTCATCTCGTCGGAACTCGAAGAGGTGCTCCGCATCGCGCAGCGCGTGGTGGTGCTGCGAGACCGCAAGCGCATCGGAGAGCTCGACTCCAGCGCGGTGGATCTCGACGGGCTCGTTGACTACATCGCGAACGAAGGCAAGGAAACCGCAGCGTGA
- a CDS encoding alpha/beta hydrolase, whose product MSTITEREAQEVSAANASGKQPVVFIHGLWLLASSWDAWRERFEAEGYATVVVDWPGDAASVAEARLGHDSLAGVGVQEVTDHIAQVVRGLDRKPILVGHSFGGLLVQRIADLGLAAASVAIDPAPFKGVLPLPKSTLKASSPVLSNPANRKRTVTLSFDQFRYGFANVVSEDEAKSLYEQFHVAGPGRPLFQAAAANFNPNATTKVDVKNPERGPLLIINGAEDHIVPNAVAKAAFKLQSKNPGRTEFREIPGVGHSLVIDSRWGDVADAALEFIRS is encoded by the coding sequence ATGAGCACCATCACCGAGCGCGAGGCCCAAGAGGTGAGCGCCGCCAATGCATCCGGCAAGCAGCCCGTTGTCTTCATTCACGGGCTGTGGCTGCTGGCGTCGAGCTGGGACGCCTGGCGCGAGCGCTTTGAGGCAGAGGGCTACGCGACCGTGGTCGTGGACTGGCCAGGGGACGCGGCATCGGTCGCAGAGGCCCGGCTCGGTCACGACTCGCTCGCCGGCGTCGGCGTCCAAGAGGTCACCGACCACATCGCCCAGGTGGTTCGCGGCCTGGATCGCAAGCCCATCCTCGTCGGCCACTCGTTTGGCGGGCTGCTGGTGCAGCGCATCGCGGACCTGGGCCTGGCCGCGGCGTCCGTCGCGATCGACCCGGCGCCGTTCAAGGGAGTGCTGCCCCTTCCGAAGTCGACGCTCAAGGCGTCCTCCCCCGTGCTGAGCAACCCCGCAAACCGCAAGCGCACCGTCACGCTGAGCTTTGACCAGTTCCGCTACGGATTCGCGAACGTGGTCAGTGAGGATGAGGCCAAGTCCCTCTACGAGCAGTTCCACGTCGCCGGTCCAGGGCGCCCGCTGTTCCAGGCGGCCGCGGCTAACTTCAACCCCAACGCCACCACCAAGGTGGACGTCAAGAACCCCGAGCGTGGCCCGCTGCTCATCATCAACGGAGCCGAGGACCACATCGTCCCCAACGCGGTCGCGAAGGCAGCGTTCAAGCTGCAGTCGAAGAACCCGGGCCGCACCGAGTTCCGCGAGATCCCTGGGGTGGGGCACTCGCTCGTCATCGACTCGCGTTGGGGCGACGTGGCGGACGCGGCGCTTGAGTTCATCCGCTCGTAG